Proteins from one Telopea speciosissima isolate NSW1024214 ecotype Mountain lineage chromosome 1, Tspe_v1, whole genome shotgun sequence genomic window:
- the LOC122652916 gene encoding terpene synthase 10-like, with protein MAMALHLQNILSTPSYYSKAAGFIHHRIKLPQRPLITHHQCMISSKNIKCIAATTTSTHSFEATTVHRRSANYQPSIWDFDFLQSLNSDYKGEIYKSKTKKLEEEVRGRLDDVGMGQLSLLELIDDIERLGLGYLFEEEIKKALDTIVCMEDVQTRTRESLHATALKFRLLRQHGYEVNQGMFNHLKDKTGNFKAKYVEDAKGILSLYEASHLAIEGESMLEEAKHFTMKALKEIIKGNNMEPNLAKQVNHALELPLHWRLTKLEARWYIDVYEKKENSVPALIQLAKLDFNIVQAIHQEDLADVSRWWENLGLGDQLSFVRDSLVPCFLWSVGYHPDPQFSKFRIDQAKVNLLITTVDDVYDVYGTLEELELFTDAVERWDIKAIEQLPDYMKICFFAVFNTVNEMAYFHLKEHGIDTIPFLKKAWTDLCKTYLVEAKWYYNGHKTTLEEYLNNAVVSVSSYVILYHCFVSLPQIIRKEALDCISQDDLSLLRSSSLIVRLADDLATSVDELERGDTLKSIQSYMYETGVSEDVAREHIRHMIDDTWKKMNKDIFNNDSLCLSPLFIKTVANFTRMAQCIYEHGDGHGNVDDETKKRVKSLLFEPIPLLTDA; from the exons ATGGCCATGGCTCTTCATCTCCAGAACATCCTATCCACCCCTTCCTACTACTCCAAAGCAGCTGGCTTCATCCATCATAGAATTAAACTCCCACAAAGGCCTCTCATCACACATCATCAATGCAtgatttcatcaaaaaacatcAAATGCattgcagcaacaacaacaagcaCTCATTCCTTTGAGGCAACAACTGTTCATAGGCGATCCGCAAACTACCAGCCCAGCATCTGGGATTTCGATTTTTTGCAATCCTTAAACAGTGATTACAAG GGGGAGATCTACAAGAGCAAAACCAAGAAATTGGAAGAGGAAGTAAGGGGTAGGCTTGATGATGTAGGTATGGGGCAGTTAAGTCTGTTGGAGCTGATTGATGACATAGAGAGACTTGGGTTAGGGTACCTCTTTGAAGAGGAGATCAAGAAAGCCCTGGACACCATAGTTTGCATGGAAGATGTGCAAACCAGAACAAGGGAGAGTCTCCACGCTACAGCTCTTAAATTTAGGCTCCTTAGACAACATGGGTATGAGGTGAACCAAG GTATGTTCAACCACTTGAAAGACAAGACAGGCAATTTCAAGGCTAAATATGTAGAGGATGCAAAGGGAATACTAAGTTTGTATGAAGCTTCTCACCTTGCTATAGAAGGTGAAAGCATGTTGGAGGAGGCCAAGCACTTTACAATGAAAGCTCTAAAGGAGATTATAAAGGGTAATAATATGGAACCAAATCTAGCAAAACAAGTGAATCATGCCTTGGAGCTTCCCCTTCACTGGAGGTTAACAAAGTTAGAGGCTAGGTGGTATATTGATGTCTATGAGAAAAAGGAGAACTCAGTTCCTGCTTTAATCCAACTAGCTAAGTTGGATTTCAACATTGTCCAAGCAATACATCAGGAAGATTTAGCTGATGTATCAAG GTGGTGGGAGAATTTGGGCCTTGGAGACCAGTTGAGTTTTGTAAGAGATAGTCTGGTTCCATGCTTTTTATGGTCAGTGGGTTATCACCCTGACCCTCAATTTAGTAAATTTAGGATAGATCAGGCTAAGGTTAACTTGTTAATAACGACGGTCGATGATGTTTATGATGTCTACGGTACCTTGGAAGAACTTGAACTTTTTACTGATGCTGTGGAgag ATGGGATATTAAGGCAATCGAACAACTTCCAGACTATATGAAGATATGCTTCTTCGCTGTCTTCAACACTGTTAATGAAATGGCTTATTTTCACCTCAAGGAACATGGAATTGACACCATACCTTTCCTAAAGAAAGCG TGGACCGATCTATGCAAAACATACTTAGTAGAGGCTAAGTGGTATTACAACGGTCATAAAACAACACTTGAGGAGTACCTAAACAATGCAGTGGTTTCAGTATCAAGCTATGTCATACTCTATCATTGCTTTGTCTCATTGCCACAAATTATTCGAAAGGAGGCGTTAGATTGCATATCACAAGATGATTTGAGTCTCTTACGTAGCTCATCCTTGATAGTTCGACTTGCCGACGATCTTGCTACTTCAGTG GACGAATTAGAGAGAGGTGATACACTGAAATCAATCCAATCATACATGTATGAAACGGGTGTTTCTGAGGATGTGGCTCGTGAACATATAAGGCATATGATTGATGACACATGGAAGAAGATGAATAAGGATATATTCAATAATGATTCTCTTTGTCTGTCCCCACTTTTTATCAAGACCGTTGCAAATTTTACTCGAATGGCACAATGCATATATGAACATGGAGATGGCCATGGTAATGTTGATGATGAGACCAAGAAACGAGTCAAATCATTGTTGTTTGAACCTATTCCATTGTTGACAGACGCTTAA